A genomic region of Macaca thibetana thibetana isolate TM-01 chromosome 14, ASM2454274v1, whole genome shotgun sequence contains the following coding sequences:
- the LOC126934791 gene encoding roundabout homolog 3 isoform X2: protein MGLGPAPYPWLADSWPHPSRSPSAQEPRGSCCPSNPDPDDRYYNGAKGGRVKLLGKPVQMPSLNWPEALPPPPPSCELSCLEGPEEELEGSSEPEEWCPPMPERSHLTEPSSSGGCLVTPSRRETPSPTPSYGQQSTATLTPSPPDPPQPPTDMPHLHQMPRRVPLGPSSPLSVSQPMLGIREGRPAGLGAGSAALPHLSPSPAPSIASSAPGRTWQGNGEMTPPLQGPRARFRKKPKALPYRRENSPGDLPPPPLPPPEEEASWALELRAAGSMSSLERERSGERKVVQAMPLAAQRGPHPDEEAWLPYSRPSFLSRGQGTSTCSTAGSNSSRGSSSSRGSRGPGRSRSRSRSQSQRPGQKRREEPR from the exons ATGGGCCTTGGCCCCGCCCCCTACCCATGGCTGGCAGATTCGTGGCCCCACCCATCTCGAAGCCCCTCAGCCCAGGAACCCAGGGGAAGCTGCTGCCCCAGCAATCCTGACCCGGACGACAGATATTACAATG GAGCCAAGGGAGGCAGAGTGAAGCTTCTGGGGAAACCTGTgcagatgccctctctcaactGGCCAgaagccctgcccccacctcctccttcttGTGAACTGAGCTGCCTAGAGGGGCCCGAGGAGGAGCTGGAGGGCAG CTCAGAGCCAGAGGAGTGGTGCCCGCCAATGCCTGAGAGAAGCCACCTGACGGAGCCCAGCTCCAGTGGAGGGTGCTTGGTCACTCCATCCCGAAGGGAAACCCCCTCTCCCACACCCTCCTATGGACAGCAGTCCACAGCCACTCTTACCCCCTCACCTCCtgaccctccccagcccccaactGACATGCCCCATCTCCACCAGATGCCCAG GAGGGTGCCCCTTGGGCCGAGTTCCCCTCTCAGTGTATCCCAGCCCATGCTGGGCATCCGTGAAGGGAGgcctgctggcctgggtgctggctctgcagccttgccccacctcagccccagtCCTGCCCCTAGCATAGCCAGCAGTGCCCCAG GCAGAACCTGGCAGGGGAATGGGGAGATGACTCCCCCACTTCAAGGACCCCGTGCTCGATTCCGGAAGAAACCCAAGGCTCTTCCCTACAGGAGGGAGAACAGTCCTGGGG ACTTGCCCCCACCACCCTTGCCACCGCCAGAGGAAGAGGCGAGCTGGGCCCTGGAGCTGAGGGCAGCAGGCAGCATGTCTTCCCTGGAGCGGGAGCGCAGTGGAGAGAGGAAAGTGGTACAGGCCATGCCCCTGGCAGCCCAGCGGGGTCCCCACCCGGATG AAGAGGCCTGGCTCCCGTACAGCAGACCAAGCTTCCTTTCCCGGGGCCAGGGCACCAGCACCTGTTCCACGGCTGGCAGCAACTCTTCCAGGGGCTCCAGCAGCTCTAGGGGATCCCGGGGCCCTGGCCGGAGCCGGAGTCGGAGCCGGAGCCAGAGCCAAAGGCCGGGACAGAAACGCCGAGAG GAACCAAGATGA
- the LOC126934791 gene encoding roundabout homolog 3 isoform X1: protein MGLGPAPYPWLADSWPHPSRSPSAQEPRGSCCPSNPDPDDRYYNEAGISLYLAQTARGTAAPGEGPVYSTIDPAGEELQTFHGGFPQHPSGDAGPWSQYAPPEWSQGDSGAKGGRVKLLGKPVQMPSLNWPEALPPPPPSCELSCLEGPEEELEGSSEPEEWCPPMPERSHLTEPSSSGGCLVTPSRRETPSPTPSYGQQSTATLTPSPPDPPQPPTDMPHLHQMPRRVPLGPSSPLSVSQPMLGIREGRPAGLGAGSAALPHLSPSPAPSIASSAPGRTWQGNGEMTPPLQGPRARFRKKPKALPYRRENSPGDLPPPPLPPPEEEASWALELRAAGSMSSLERERSGERKVVQAMPLAAQRGPHPDEEAWLPYSRPSFLSRGQGTSTCSTAGSNSSRGSSSSRGSRGPGRSRSRSRSQSQRPGQKRREEPR from the exons ATGGGCCTTGGCCCCGCCCCCTACCCATGGCTGGCAGATTCGTGGCCCCACCCATCTCGAAGCCCCTCAGCCCAGGAACCCAGGGGAAGCTGCTGCCCCAGCAATCCTGACCCGGACGACAGATATTACAATG AAGCAGGAATCTCCCTGTATCTGGCTCAGACGGCCCGGGGCACGGCCGCCCCGGGCGAGGGTCCTGTCTACAGCACCATTGACCCAGCGGGGGAGGAGCTGCAGACCTTCCATGGGGGCTTCCCCCAACATCCCTCAGGGGATGCGGGCCCCTGGAGCCAGTATGCTCCTCCAGAGTGGAGCCAGGGGGACAGTG GAGCCAAGGGAGGCAGAGTGAAGCTTCTGGGGAAACCTGTgcagatgccctctctcaactGGCCAgaagccctgcccccacctcctccttcttGTGAACTGAGCTGCCTAGAGGGGCCCGAGGAGGAGCTGGAGGGCAG CTCAGAGCCAGAGGAGTGGTGCCCGCCAATGCCTGAGAGAAGCCACCTGACGGAGCCCAGCTCCAGTGGAGGGTGCTTGGTCACTCCATCCCGAAGGGAAACCCCCTCTCCCACACCCTCCTATGGACAGCAGTCCACAGCCACTCTTACCCCCTCACCTCCtgaccctccccagcccccaactGACATGCCCCATCTCCACCAGATGCCCAG GAGGGTGCCCCTTGGGCCGAGTTCCCCTCTCAGTGTATCCCAGCCCATGCTGGGCATCCGTGAAGGGAGgcctgctggcctgggtgctggctctgcagccttgccccacctcagccccagtCCTGCCCCTAGCATAGCCAGCAGTGCCCCAG GCAGAACCTGGCAGGGGAATGGGGAGATGACTCCCCCACTTCAAGGACCCCGTGCTCGATTCCGGAAGAAACCCAAGGCTCTTCCCTACAGGAGGGAGAACAGTCCTGGGG ACTTGCCCCCACCACCCTTGCCACCGCCAGAGGAAGAGGCGAGCTGGGCCCTGGAGCTGAGGGCAGCAGGCAGCATGTCTTCCCTGGAGCGGGAGCGCAGTGGAGAGAGGAAAGTGGTACAGGCCATGCCCCTGGCAGCCCAGCGGGGTCCCCACCCGGATG AAGAGGCCTGGCTCCCGTACAGCAGACCAAGCTTCCTTTCCCGGGGCCAGGGCACCAGCACCTGTTCCACGGCTGGCAGCAACTCTTCCAGGGGCTCCAGCAGCTCTAGGGGATCCCGGGGCCCTGGCCGGAGCCGGAGTCGGAGCCGGAGCCAGAGCCAAAGGCCGGGACAGAAACGCCGAGAG GAACCAAGATGA